A window from Vanessa atalanta chromosome 18, ilVanAtal1.2, whole genome shotgun sequence encodes these proteins:
- the LOC125071008 gene encoding centrosomal and chromosomal factor: MTGYARGEADFAAADRFGRDARPASLAPKDYSVPLHVDCSIEYELPDCAKPPQGVKIEPLLMIHPSHFRRLESLRRVPFVNNLPRGDVASAAGAAATASAAAPDARARGRAVRRCCRAAPAPPAPPPQPAQAQRARAPEDARRYRFEYAPEGGGKLAARARLKPHPYLPPEALDCDIARALPPAAHYERFDKRALQQLPIYM, from the coding sequence ATGACGGGCTACGCCCGCGGCGAGGCCGACTTCGCCGCCGCCGACCGCTTCGGACGGGACGCGCGGCCCGCCTCGCTCGCCCCCAAGGATTACTCGGTGCCTTTACACGTAGACTGCAGTATCGAATACGAGCTTCCCGATTGTGCCAAGCCACCGCAGGGCGTCAAGATCGAGCCGCTGCTCATGATTCACCCGTCGCACTTCCGGAGGCTCGAAAGCCTCAGGCGGGTGCCGTTCGTCAACAACCTTCCCCGAGGAGATGTAGCCAGCGCTGCAGGAGCCGCGGCGACAGCCTCGGCGGCCGCTCCAGACGCGAGAGCGCGAGGGAGAGCGGTCCGACGCTGCTGTCGAGCGGCACCAGCCCCGCCTGCGCCACCGCCACAGCCTGCCCAGGCGCAACGCGCCAGAGCTCCTGAGGACGCTCGGCGTTACCGGTTCGAGTATGCACCGGAGGGCGGCGGCAAACTAGCAGCACGAGCTCGACTCAAGCCTCACCCGTACCTGCCGCCCGAAGCGCTCGACTGTGATATAGCGCGCGCGCTGCCGCCCGCCGCGCACTACGAGCGCTTCGACAAGCGGGCGCTGCAACAGCTGCCGATCTACATGTAG